One Setaria italica strain Yugu1 chromosome I, Setaria_italica_v2.0, whole genome shotgun sequence DNA window includes the following coding sequences:
- the LOC101784612 gene encoding bidirectional sugar transporter SWEET15 — MAFLNMEQQTWAFTFGILGNIISLMVFLSPLPTFYRVYRKKSTEGFQSTPYVVTLFSCMLWIFYALLKTGAVLLVTINGVGCVIETVYIAMYLVYAPRAARVLTAKMLLGLNVGVFGLVSLVTMVLSNGNLRVHVLGWICVSVALSVFAAPLSIMRQVIRTKSVEFMPFSLSFFLVLSAVIWFAYGALKKDVFVAFPNVLGFVFGLAQMALYMAYRNRKPAAAVVMVEEVKLPEHVKEVAAAPVAHEGRASCGAEVHPIDILPVEPPAAAVAAQDPQVAVAIDVEPVTCAAAAGRVDGDGLVAPELAMIKPDTAIAVEV; from the exons ATGGCTTTCCTGAACATGGAGCAGCAGACCTGGGCCTTCACCTTTGGTATCCTAG GTAACATAATCTCACTGATGGTCTTTCTGTCACCGCT GCCGACGTTCTACCGCGTGTACCGCAAGAAGTCGACGGAGGGGTTCCAGTCGACGCCGTACGTGGTGACGCTCTTCAGCTGCATGCTGTGGATCTTCTACGCGCTGCTCAAGACCGGCGCCGTGCTGCTCGTCACCATCAACGGCGTCGGCTGCGTCATCGAGACGGTGTACATCGCCATGTACCTCGTGTACGCGCCCAGGGCCGCCCGGGTGCTGACGGCGAAGATGCTGCTGGGCCTCAACGTCGGCGTCTTCGGCCTCGTCTCGCTCGTGACCATGGTGCTCTCCAATGGCAACCTCCGCGTGCACGTGCTCGGATGGATCTGCGTCAGCGTCGCGCTCAGCGTCTTCGCCGCGCCGCTCAGCATCATG CGCCAGGTGATCCGGACCAAGAGCGTGGAGTTCATGCCCTTCTCGCTGTCCTTCTTCCTGGTGCTGAGCGCGGTGATCTGGTTCGCGTACGGCGCGCTCAAGAAGGACGTGTTCGTGGCGTTCCCCAACGTGCTGGGCTTCGTGTTCGGCCTCGCGCAGATGGCGCTGTACATGGCGTACCGGAACAGGAAGCCCGCGGCTGCGGTGGTGATGGTGGAGGAGGTGAAGCTGCCGGAGCACGTCAAGGAGGtcgccgcggcgccggtggcTCACGAGGGCAGGGCCAGCTGCGGCGCCGAGGTGCACCCCATCGACATCCTGCCGGTCGAGCcacccgcggcggcggtggcggcacaaGACCCGCAGGTCGCGGTGGCCATCGACGTGGAGCCCGTCACttgcgcggcagcggccggcaGGGTCGATGGCGACGGCCTCGTGGCGCCGGAGCTGGCGATGATCAAGCCTGACACGGCCATTGCCGTGGAGGTGTAG
- the LOC101784216 gene encoding serine/threonine-protein kinase PBS1 isoform X1: protein MGCFSCFDSPADEQLNPKLGGAGGYGGSSSAAAAYGAGSGGGRHGDRGYPDLQQAPMVAPRVEKLCTAAEKARVKSNALAREASAPKDANGNIISAQTFTFRELATATRNFRPECFLGEGGFGRVYRGRLESTGQVVAIKQLNRDGLQGNREFLVEVLMLSLLHHQNLVSLIGYCADGDQRLLVYEYMPFGSLEDHLHDLPLDKEALDWNTRMKIAAGAAKGLEYLHDKANPPVIYRDFKSSNILLDEGFHPKLSDFGLAKLGPVGDKSHVSTRVMGTYGYCAPEYAMTGQLTVKSDVYSFGVVLLELITGRRAIDSTRPHGEQNLVSWARPLFNDRRKLPKMADPRLEGRYPMRGLYQALAVASMCIQSEAASRPLIADVVTALSYLASQSYDPNAALASRKPGGDPRSKPSENGRVVSRNDETSSSGHKSPGKDREDSPRDLPGILNKDFDRERMVAEAKMWGDRERMVAEAKMWGDRERMVAEAKMWGDRERMVAEAKMWGENWRDKRRTENGQGSLDSPTGNI, encoded by the exons atgggctGCTTCTCGTGCTTCGACTCACCCGCCGATGAGCAGCTCAACCCCaagctcggcggcgccggcgggtacGGCGGCTCGTCCTCGGCCGCAGCGGCGTacggcgccggctccggcggtggccggcacggGGACAGGGGGTACCCGGACCTGCAGCAGGCGCCCATGGTGGCGCCGCGCGTCGAGAAGCTCTGCACAG CGGCTGAGAAAGCAAGGGTCAAGAGCAATGCACTCGCGCGAGAGGCCTCCGCGCCAAAGGATGCCAATGGCAATATTATCTCCGCACAGACTTTCACCTTCCGTGAACTTGCCACTGCCACCAGGAACTTCAGGCCTGAGTGCTTCCTGGGTGAGGGAGGGTTTGGACGTGTTTACAGGGGCCGTCTTGAGAGCACAGGACAG GTTGTTGCTATAAAGCAGCTTAATAGGGATGGGCTTCAAGGAAACAGAGAATTTCTAGTAGAGGTCCTCATGCTCAGTTTGCTGCATCATCAAAACCTGGTTAGTTTGATTGGCTATTGCGCTGATGGAGATCAGCGACTTCTTGTTTATGAGTATATGCCCTTCGGATCATTGGAAGACCATTTACACG ATCTCCCTCTTGATAAGGAGGCCTTGGACTGGAACACCAGGATGAAAATTGCAGCAGGTGCTGCCAAAGGACTGGAGTACCTTCATGACAAAGCTAATCCTCCAGTTATTTATCGGGATTTCAAGTCATCAAACATTCTGTTGGATGAAGGCTTCCACCCGAAGCTATCTGACTTTGGCCTTGCTAAGTTGGGTCCTGTTGGTGACAAATCTCATGTATCAACACGTGTGATGGGTACATATGGTTATTGTGCACCGGAATATGCTATGACTGGACAACTGACAGTAAAGTCCGATGTGTATAGCTTTGGAGTCGTCTTGCTTGAGTTGATTACTGGTCGTAGGGCTATCGACAGCACCAGACCACATGGAGAACAAAATCTTGTCTCATGG GCACGGCCTCTTTTTAATGACAGAAGAAAGCTCCCTAAAATGGCTGACCCGAGGCTGGAAGGGCGATATCCCATGCGTGGGCTTTACCAAGCCCTTGCGGTGGCATCCATGTGCATTCAGTCGGAGGCTGCTTCCCGCCCGCTGATTGCAGATGTCGTGACTGCTCTATCCTACTTGGCGTCCCAGTCATATGATCCCAATGCGGCCCTTGCTTCAAGGAAGCCAGGCGGCGACCCACGAAGCAAGCCCAGCGAGAACGGCAGGGTGGTTTCCAGGAACGACGAGACAAGCAGCTCCGGCCACAAGTCCCCAGGCAAGGACAGGGAGGACTCGCCCCGAGACCTCCCAGGCATCCTGAACAAGGACTTTGACCGGGAGCGCATGGTGGCGGAGGCCAAGATGTGGGGCGACCGCGAGCGCATGGTGGCGGAGGCCAAGATGTGGGGCGACCGCGAGCGCATGGTAGCGGAAGCCAAGATGTGGGGCGACCGTGAGCGCATGGTGGCCGAGGCTAAGATGTGGGGCGAGAATTGGCGTGACAAGCGGCGCACGGAGAATGGCCAGGGGAGCCTGGATTCGCCGACCGGGAACATCTAG
- the LOC101784216 gene encoding serine/threonine-protein kinase PBS1 isoform X2, protein MGCFSCFDSPADEQLNPKLGGAGGYGGSSSAAAAYGAGSGGGRHGDRGYPDLQQAPMVAPRVEKLCTAAEKARVKSNALAREASAPKDANGNIISAQTFTFRELATATRNFRPECFLGEGGFGRVYRGRLESTGQVVAIKQLNRDGLQGNREFLVEVLMLSLLHHQNLVSLIGYCADGDQRLLVYEYMPFGSLEDHLHDLPLDKEALDWNTRMKIAAGAAKGLEYLHDKANPPVIYRDFKSSNILLDEGFHPKLSDFGLAKLGPVGDKSHVSTRVMGTYGYCAPEYAMTGQLTVKSDVYSFGVVLLELITGRRAIDSTRPHGEQNLVSWARPLFNDRRKLPKMADPRLEGRYPMRGLYQALAVASMCIQSEAASRPLIADVVTALSYLASQSYDPNAALASRKPGGDPRSKPSENGRVVSRNDETSSSGHKSPGKDREDSPRDLPGILNKDFDRERMVAEAKMWGDRERMVAEAKMWGDRERMVAEAKMWGENWRDKRRTENGQGSLDSPTGNI, encoded by the exons atgggctGCTTCTCGTGCTTCGACTCACCCGCCGATGAGCAGCTCAACCCCaagctcggcggcgccggcgggtacGGCGGCTCGTCCTCGGCCGCAGCGGCGTacggcgccggctccggcggtggccggcacggGGACAGGGGGTACCCGGACCTGCAGCAGGCGCCCATGGTGGCGCCGCGCGTCGAGAAGCTCTGCACAG CGGCTGAGAAAGCAAGGGTCAAGAGCAATGCACTCGCGCGAGAGGCCTCCGCGCCAAAGGATGCCAATGGCAATATTATCTCCGCACAGACTTTCACCTTCCGTGAACTTGCCACTGCCACCAGGAACTTCAGGCCTGAGTGCTTCCTGGGTGAGGGAGGGTTTGGACGTGTTTACAGGGGCCGTCTTGAGAGCACAGGACAG GTTGTTGCTATAAAGCAGCTTAATAGGGATGGGCTTCAAGGAAACAGAGAATTTCTAGTAGAGGTCCTCATGCTCAGTTTGCTGCATCATCAAAACCTGGTTAGTTTGATTGGCTATTGCGCTGATGGAGATCAGCGACTTCTTGTTTATGAGTATATGCCCTTCGGATCATTGGAAGACCATTTACACG ATCTCCCTCTTGATAAGGAGGCCTTGGACTGGAACACCAGGATGAAAATTGCAGCAGGTGCTGCCAAAGGACTGGAGTACCTTCATGACAAAGCTAATCCTCCAGTTATTTATCGGGATTTCAAGTCATCAAACATTCTGTTGGATGAAGGCTTCCACCCGAAGCTATCTGACTTTGGCCTTGCTAAGTTGGGTCCTGTTGGTGACAAATCTCATGTATCAACACGTGTGATGGGTACATATGGTTATTGTGCACCGGAATATGCTATGACTGGACAACTGACAGTAAAGTCCGATGTGTATAGCTTTGGAGTCGTCTTGCTTGAGTTGATTACTGGTCGTAGGGCTATCGACAGCACCAGACCACATGGAGAACAAAATCTTGTCTCATGG GCACGGCCTCTTTTTAATGACAGAAGAAAGCTCCCTAAAATGGCTGACCCGAGGCTGGAAGGGCGATATCCCATGCGTGGGCTTTACCAAGCCCTTGCGGTGGCATCCATGTGCATTCAGTCGGAGGCTGCTTCCCGCCCGCTGATTGCAGATGTCGTGACTGCTCTATCCTACTTGGCGTCCCAGTCATATGATCCCAATGCGGCCCTTGCTTCAAGGAAGCCAGGCGGCGACCCACGAAGCAAGCCCAGCGAGAACGGCAGGGTGGTTTCCAGGAACGACGAGACAAGCAGCTCCGGCCACAAGTCCCCAGGCAAGGACAGGGAGGACTCGCCCCGAGACCTCCCAGGCATCCTGAACAAGGACTTTGACCGGGAGCGCATG GTGGCGGAGGCCAAGATGTGGGGCGACCGCGAGCGCATGGTAGCGGAAGCCAAGATGTGGGGCGACCGTGAGCGCATGGTGGCCGAGGCTAAGATGTGGGGCGAGAATTGGCGTGACAAGCGGCGCACGGAGAATGGCCAGGGGAGCCTGGATTCGCCGACCGGGAACATCTAG